The Streptomyces kanamyceticus DNA segment CGGCCCCGGCCCCGGAGGCGTTCCCGGCCCTGGAGGCGTTCCCGGCCCCGGAGGCTTTCCCGGCGGGCCCGGGCGCGAGCCGGACACATCGGCCGACCCCGTCGTACGCGGCAGCGGTGTTCCCCTCACCGCTCGCCCTCCCACCGCCCGCGCCCCCCGCCCGCCCGGCAACCTCCGCGCCCGCCTCACCTCCTTCGTCGGGCGGGAAGGGGACATCGGGGCGCTGCGCGGGGACCTCGGGCGGGCCCGGCTCGTGACGTTGATCGGGCCAGGCGGGGCCGGGAAGACGCGGCTCTCGCAGGAGGCCGCGGAGACCGTGGCGGGGGAGGTGTCCGACGGCGTGTGGCTGGCCGAGCTCGCGCCGGTCGAGGACCCGGACGACGTGCCCGCGGCCGTCCTCACCGCGCTCGGCGCCCGCGAGACCGTGCTGCGCGGTGCCGGTGCCGAGGAGCTGCGGGCCATCTCGGAGCGGAGCGGCGAGGATCCCGTCGCCCGGCTCGTCGAGCACTGCGCGGCCCGCCGCATGCTGATCATCCTGGACAACTGCGAGCACGTCATCGACGCGGCGGCCCGGCTCGCCGAGGAGCTCCTCGCCCGCTGCCCGGGCCTTACCGTCCTGGCCACGAGCCGCGAACCCCTCGGTGTCCCCGGCGAGTTGCTCCGCCCCGTCGAGCCGCTGCCGGAACCGGTCGCGCTGCGCCTCTTCGCCGAGCGCGGCGCCGCGGCCAGGACCGGGTTCACGGTGGCGGGCGATCCCGAGGCCGTCGCCGAGATCTGCCGCCGTCTGGACGGCCTGCCGCTCGCCATCGAACTGGCCGCCGCCCGCCTGCGGATGCTCACCCCGCGCCAGATCGCCGACCGCCTCGACGACCGCTTCCGGCTGCTCACCAGCGGCGCCCGCACGGTACTGCCCCGCCAGCAGACCCTGCGCGCCGTCGTCGACTGGTCCTGGGACCTGCTCGACGCGCCCGAACGGGCCGTGCTGCGCAGGCTCTCGGTCTTCGCGGGCGGCTGCGACCTGACCGCGGCGGAAGAGGTGTGCGCGGCCGGGGGCGACGCGCGCGACGTCGCCGATCTGCTCGGCTCGCTCGTCGACAAGTCCCTCGTCGTCGCGGCCCCTTCGCCGGTCTCCGGCGGCGGCATGCGCTACCGGCTCCTGGAGACCGTCTCGGAGTACGCGGGGGAGCGGCTCGACGAGGCCGGCGACCGGGCCGCGGCCGAGCGCGCGCACCTCGTGCACTACCGCGAGGTCGCCAGGACCACCGACCCCGAACTGCGCGGCCACGGCCAGCACGCGGCCGTGGAGCGCCTCGAGGTGGAGTACGAGAACCTGCGCACCGCCCTGCGGCACGCGGTCGCCGCACGGGACGAGCAGGAGGCGCTCTGCCTCGTCCTCTCGCTCTCCTGGTACTGGCAGATCCGCGGTCTGCGCATGGAGACCAAGAACTGGTCCCTCGACGTCATGTCCCTGGGCCCCGACCCGTTCGCCCGGCCCGTCGCCCCCGCGCCCCCGCTGCACGAACCGTGCACGGCCGAGCCGCCGCCGATGAGCCCCGAGGTCCTCGTGGAGGCCCGCCGCGGCGCGCACCTGCTCCACCTCTCCTGCATGGACATGGAGGTGGACGTGACGCACTGGCAGTCCCCCGAGTCGCAGGAGAAGCTGCTCGGCATGAGGGAGGCCTACCGCCCCGGGCTCCCGCAGACCTGTCGTACGCCCGGCAACCTCTGGTTCTTCGCCATCCTGCTCGGCGGCGAGACGGGCCTGCTGCACGAGACCATCGACGCGACCGTCGCCGCCTGCCGCGAGTTCGGCTACGAGTGGGAGCTCGCCGCCGCCCTGCAGATGCGCGCCAACATGCTCGCCAACCGCACCGACTGGTCGGGCGACGCCATCCGTGACGCGGACGAGGCGCTGCGCGGGTTCCAGCGGCTCGGTGATGTGTGGGGCGTCGCCGAGGCGCTCTCCGCGCGCGGCGAGGCACGGGAGCGGCGCGGCGAACTGGCGCTCGCGGCCCAGGACTTCTGGGCCGCCGTCGACTACGCCGAGCAGCTCGGCGCGCTGACCCAGGTGGCCCTGCTCAAGGCCCGCCTCGGCTCGCTCCTGACGGACGCGCCCGAGCAGCGGGACGACTTCGCGCGGGGCGAGGCGATGCTGCGGGAGGTCATCGACAACTCCGGCCGCCACCACACGGGCGAGGCGCTGCCCGCCGCCCGGATCTACCTCACCATCGCGCTCGGCCGCAGCGGCCGCCTCGACGAGGCACGTGAGCATCTGCGGCTCCTCGGCATGGAGTTCAGCGCCATCGGCTACGCGGTCTTCGAGAGTTCCGTGCTCGGCATCTCGGCCTGGCTCGACGCGCTGGACGGGCGGTACGCGCGGAGTGCCGCCACGGTGGGCGAGGCCTTCGCGAAGGCGCTCGACCCGCTGTCGCGGATGGTCGCCCCGCAGATGGTCTCCGTCCACCTGTGGATCGCCGCGCTCGCGCTGTCGGGGGCGACCGGCGGCGCCCGCGCGGACGACGCCGCCAGGCTCCTGGGGATCGCCGACCGCGAGCTGCCGCCGGGGCACGCCGCGAACAGCATGGAGCGGGAGATCCGCGCGGACGCGGAGCGGGCGGTGCGTGCCGCGCTCGGGGACGAGGCGTACGAAGCGGCGTACGCGGAGGGCGGCGGCCTCACTGTCGACGAGGCCGCCGCCCTGTGCGGCGCGGAGTCCGGCTGACCCGCTGACCGGTACTCCGGTCAGTTCTTCGTGATACTTCGGTCAGTTCTTCGTGCGGAACTTGTGGATCGCGATGGGCGCCATCACCAGTGTGAGCGCCACCGACCAGCCGACCGTCACCCACAGGTCGTGCGCGACGGGGCCGCCGACCATCAGGCCGCGCGCGGAGTCCGCGAGCGAGGACAGCGGGTTGTAGTCGGTGAAGCCCTGCAGCCAGCCGGGCATCGACTGGGTCGGCGCGAAGATCGACGAGCCGAACTGCAGCGGCATCAGGACCAGGAAGCCCATCGCCTGCACGGACTGGGCGCTCTTCATGGAGACGCCGAGCACCAGGAAGATCCACATGATGGACGTGCCGAAGAGGGCGGAGAGGCCCACGGCGGCGAACAGGCCGCCCCAGTTGGTGATGTCGAAGCCCACGAGGACACCGACGATCATCATGATCGTCGTCGCGATGAGGAGCCGCATCAGCTCCACCACGATCTTGGCGAAGAGGACCGAACCCTGGCCGATCGGCAGGGTCCTGAAACGGTCCATGATGCCGTTCTGGAAGTCCTGGTTGAAGCCGGTGCCGACGGCCATGGCGATGTTCATGCTCATCATCGCCATCATGCCGGGCACCACGTACTGCACGTACTGGTCCTGACCGCCGCCGAGCGCCTGGCCGATGGAGCCGCCGAAGACGTACACGAACAGGAGCGTGAAGACGATCGGCATCAGGACCGCGTCGAACATCGACTCGGGGTCCTGGCGGATCCAGAGCAGATTGCGGCGGACCAGGGCGCTGGTGTGCCTGACGTGGTCGCGCAGGCCGATGCGGGCGTCGGCCTGCCCCGTCTTGAGGGGGGCCGCGAGAGTGGTGGCGCTCATACGGCGGCCTCCTCGAGTTCCTTTTCGCTGGGGCGGGCGTCCTGCGGAGCACTGGCCTTGTGGCCGGTGATCGACAGGAACACCTCGTCCAGGCTGGGCAGTTCGGTGGCTATCGAGCCGATCGTGATGCCGCGCGCGGTGACCGCGCCGACCACGGCGGTCAGCTGCTCGTCGCTGAGGATCGGCACCAGGACCGTGCCGGACTCGGCGTCCACCGTGGAGGTGGCGATGCCGGTCAGGCCGAGGTCGTCAAGGGCGTTCGCCAGCGGGCGCAGCTCCAGCGGGTCGGCCGGGCGGACCCGCAGGGTGCGGCCGCCGACCTTCGCCTTGAGCTCGTCGATGCCGCCGTTGGCGATGACCTTGCCGCGGTCGATGACGGTCAGCTCGGAGGCCAGCTGCTCGGCCTCCTCCATGTACTGGGTGGTGAGCAGCACGGTGACGCCGTCGGCGACCATGCGCTTGACCTCGGCCCACACCTCGTTACGGGTGCGGGGGTCGAGGCCGGTCGTCGGCTCGTCCAGATAGAGGACGGCCGGGCTGCCGATCATCGACGCCGCGAGGTCGAGGCGGCGGCGCATGCCGCCGGAGTAGGTGCTCGCCGGGCGCTTGGCCGCCTCGGTCAGGGAGAACCGCTCAAGGAGGCCGTCGGCGCGGGACCTGGACTCCTTGCGGGACAGGTCGAGCAGCCGCCCGATCATGTACAGGTTCTCGCGGCCCGAGAGCTTCTCGTCCACCGATGCGTACTGACCGGTCAGGCCGATCACGCGGCGCAGCTGCCGGGGCTGCTTCAGTACGTCGTACCCCGCTACGAAGGCGGTGCCCGAGTCCGGGGTGACGAGGGTGGAGAGGCAGCGTACGAGTGTGGTCTTGCCGGCGCCGTTGGGGCCGAGCACGCCGAGGACGGTGCCCTCGCGCACGTCGACGTCCACGCCGTCCAGTGCCTTGGTCTCGCCGTAGTGCTTGACCAGTCCCCTCACGGTGACGGCACTCTCTGCACCGCCGGGGTTCTTGTCGATTCGCGTCATGGAATACAAGGTGCCATCCCCCACCGACAAACCACCGACATCCCACCGACAGGGACCCTCCCCAACACGGGGCTTGCCGATCCGGCCCGCCCTTTCCCCGCACGGGGCTTGCCGATCCTGCACGTCCTTCCTCCGCACCGGGCTTACCGGTCCTGCACGCCCTTGGCCGCCCCCTGCCACCCGGCCTGGCCTGCGCTTTCCCCCACCCGCCCGCCCCTTCTCGGCACCGGGGTTGCTGGACCTGGACATCCCTGGCTGAATCCTGCCGGTCGGGTGGCCCACACTTTCCCCGCCGCTCCGCGCCGGATTCCCCCCCACCCGACCGCCCCTACAAGTCCGCCCGGTGCCGGGCAACGGGTGGGCGGGTGGGGATGAACCGCCGCGGAGCGGCGGAAACCCAGCGACCGGCCCGCACCTGGTACCCGGCAGACGCCCCGCGCAGCGGCGCCGACGGGCCGGGCAGGCTGGGTAGGCCCGGCAAGTCCGCCCGGTGCCGGGCAACGGGTGGGCGGGTGGGGAAGAAACCGCCGCGGAGCGGCGGAAACCGGCGGCCGATCCGCACCTGGCAATCGGCAGCTGCCCCGCGCAGCGGCGCCGACAGACCGGCCAGGCCAGGCCAGGCAAGCGAGCCCACCCCACCCCACCCCGCCCCCAGGCGAGAAAAAGGCAGCCCGTCGACGGGGGAATCGACGGGCTGCCATGGTGCCGCATTGGCTCAAACCGGGCGGCGGTCACCGCCCGGGTTCAGGCGGCCCCCGCTCCGGCGGCCGCCCCAGGCTCAGTGGACCGCGTGTTCCGGCGCCGGGAACGCCCCGCCCACCACGTCATCGGCGAACGCCTTGGCCGCGCCGGACATGACGGCCCGCAGATCGGCGTACTGCTTGACGAAGCGCGGCATCTTGCCGCCGGTCAGGCCGAGCATGTCCGTCCAGACCAGGACCTGCGCGTCGCACCCGGCGCCCGCCCCGATCCCGACGGTCGGGATGTTCAGGGAGCGGGTGACCTCGGCCGCCAGCTCCTCGGGGACGAGTTCGAGGACGACCGCGAACGCGCCCGCGTCCTGCGCCGCCTTGGCGTCGTGCAGGAGCCGGTGGGCGGCCTCGTCGCCGCGGCCCTGGACGCGGTAGCCCATGGTGTTCACGGACTGCGGGGTCAGGCCGAGGTGGGACATGACCGGGATGCCCGACTGGACCAGCAACTCGGTCTGCGCGAGGGAGCGTTCGCCGCCCTCCAGCTTCACCGCGCCGACGCCCGCCTCCTTGATGAGGCGGGTGGCCGAGCGGAGCGCCTGGACCGGTCCCTCCTGGTAGGAGCCGAACGGCAGGTCACCGACGATCAGGGCACGCGACGTGCCCCGTACGACGGCCGCCGACAGCATGGTCATCTCGTCGAGGGTGACGGGCACGGTCGTCTCGTACCCGAGGTGGCAGTTGCCCGCCGAGTCGCCGACGAGCATGACGGGGATGCCCGCCTCGTCGAAGACGGACGCGGTCATCGCGTCGTAGGCGGTGAGCATGGGCCACTTCTCGCCCCGCTCCTTGGCGGCGGTGATGTCGCGCACAGTGATGCGCCGGGTGCCCTTGCCGCCGTACAGCGCCTTGCTGCTGTCGGGGCTCTGGGGGGCGTCGGCACTCTTCTGGGCAGCCGAAAGCTGCGTCATCGCAACGGCTCCTTCTGTCATCTCGAGGCGCCCTGACGGCGTCCCCGGATCCCCTCCATGGTGGCATCACGTGCCGCCCGGGGGCTAGTGGGTCCGCAGTGGACCGCGTCGGCGGGCCGGTCGGCCCCGCGAGTAAAGCCGTACCGCGCCACGGGTAAATTCTTTCCAATACGAGACGGTCTCGTATCGAAATGGTTCTAGGCTGAACGCCATGTCAACTCCTGCCGTACCCGCCTCGCCCCGCATACCGGAAGCCGTGCACCGGCGCCGCTGGGCGATCCTCGGGGTGCTCATGCTCAGCCTGTTGATCGTGGTGCTCGACAACTCGATCCTGAACGTCGCCATCAAGACGATCTCGACCCCGGAGCCCACCGGCCTCGGCGCCACCCAGGGCGAGCTCGAGTGGGCCATCAACGCCTACACGCTCGTCTTCGCGGGCCTGCTGTTCACCGCGGGCCTGCTCGGCGACCGGCTCGGCCGCAAGAAGGTCCTGCTCGGCGGCCTCGTCGTCTTCGGTCTCGGCTCGGCGCTCGCCGCGGAGTCCGGCTCGCCCGTCCAGCTCATCGCGTTCCGCGCGCTGATGGGCCTCGGCGCGGCCTTCGTGATGCCCGCGACCCTCGCCGTCCTGATGAACGTCTTCGAGCGCGACGAGCAGCCCAAGGCCATCGGCATCTGGGCGGGCGGCGTCGGCCTCGCCATCGCGATCGGCCCGATCACCGGCGGCGTGCTGCTGGACCACTTCTGGTGGGGCTCGGTCTTCTTCGTCAACGTGCCGATCGTGCTGATCGCGCTCGCCCTGATGGTCTGGCTGGTGCCCGACTCGCGCGACCCCAATCCGGGCCGGATCGACCTGGTCGGCGTCGCGCTCTCCGTCGTCGGCCTCGTCCTGCTCGTCTACGGCATCATCAAGGGCGGCCAGCTCGCCGACTTCACCGACCCGGCCGTCCTCGCCACCGTCGCCGCGGGCCTCGCCGTGCTCGTCGCCTTCGTCCTGTACGAGAAGCGCAGCGACCATCCGTCCATCGACATCTCGTACTTCAAGAACCGGGTCTTCTCCGCGGCGATCAGCGCCATAGCGCTGGTCTTCTTCGCCCTGATGGGCGTGACCTTCTTCTCGGTCTTCTACACCCAGAGCGTGCGCGGCTACTCGCCGCTGCAGACCGGCCTGCTGATGCTCCCGCTGGCCGCCGCCCAGCTCATCTTCGCGCCGCGCGCCCGCCTCGTGGTCGACCGCTTCGGCGTCCGCGCCGTGTGCACCGGCGGCCTGCTCCTCGTGGTGGCGACGCTGGTGGCCTTCACGAGCCTGGAGGCCGATACGCCGATCT contains these protein-coding regions:
- a CDS encoding AfsR/SARP family transcriptional regulator; amino-acid sequence: MDPQMGLEVDVACSGGGDNGPVRYRVLGTTQALRPDGTVLPVGGARLRALLTVLALHAGRTVSAPVLVDEVWAADPPADATGALQALAGRLRRALGADAVASADGGYRLCAVPDDVDVFRFDRLVGEGTRALADGDAAKAAAVLDDALALWTGEPLPDLPERTAEVARWQARRLDAHRARAAAALAIGEAELVLPELTALCEGQPLDEPLQALRLRALRDAGRPAEALAAYDDIRTVLADRLGTDPGPELRALHQELLRGDAYAYEEAGDVVGPGPGGVPGPGGVPGPGGFPGGPGREPDTSADPVVRGSGVPLTARPPTARAPRPPGNLRARLTSFVGREGDIGALRGDLGRARLVTLIGPGGAGKTRLSQEAAETVAGEVSDGVWLAELAPVEDPDDVPAAVLTALGARETVLRGAGAEELRAISERSGEDPVARLVEHCAARRMLIILDNCEHVIDAAARLAEELLARCPGLTVLATSREPLGVPGELLRPVEPLPEPVALRLFAERGAAARTGFTVAGDPEAVAEICRRLDGLPLAIELAAARLRMLTPRQIADRLDDRFRLLTSGARTVLPRQQTLRAVVDWSWDLLDAPERAVLRRLSVFAGGCDLTAAEEVCAAGGDARDVADLLGSLVDKSLVVAAPSPVSGGGMRYRLLETVSEYAGERLDEAGDRAAAERAHLVHYREVARTTDPELRGHGQHAAVERLEVEYENLRTALRHAVAARDEQEALCLVLSLSWYWQIRGLRMETKNWSLDVMSLGPDPFARPVAPAPPLHEPCTAEPPPMSPEVLVEARRGAHLLHLSCMDMEVDVTHWQSPESQEKLLGMREAYRPGLPQTCRTPGNLWFFAILLGGETGLLHETIDATVAACREFGYEWELAAALQMRANMLANRTDWSGDAIRDADEALRGFQRLGDVWGVAEALSARGEARERRGELALAAQDFWAAVDYAEQLGALTQVALLKARLGSLLTDAPEQRDDFARGEAMLREVIDNSGRHHTGEALPAARIYLTIALGRSGRLDEAREHLRLLGMEFSAIGYAVFESSVLGISAWLDALDGRYARSAATVGEAFAKALDPLSRMVAPQMVSVHLWIAALALSGATGGARADDAARLLGIADRELPPGHAANSMEREIRADAERAVRAALGDEAYEAAYAEGGGLTVDEAAALCGAESG
- a CDS encoding ABC transporter permease translates to MSATTLAAPLKTGQADARIGLRDHVRHTSALVRRNLLWIRQDPESMFDAVLMPIVFTLLFVYVFGGSIGQALGGGQDQYVQYVVPGMMAMMSMNIAMAVGTGFNQDFQNGIMDRFRTLPIGQGSVLFAKIVVELMRLLIATTIMMIVGVLVGFDITNWGGLFAAVGLSALFGTSIMWIFLVLGVSMKSAQSVQAMGFLVLMPLQFGSSIFAPTQSMPGWLQGFTDYNPLSSLADSARGLMVGGPVAHDLWVTVGWSVALTLVMAPIAIHKFRTKN
- a CDS encoding ATP-binding cassette domain-containing protein, whose product is MTRIDKNPGGAESAVTVRGLVKHYGETKALDGVDVDVREGTVLGVLGPNGAGKTTLVRCLSTLVTPDSGTAFVAGYDVLKQPRQLRRVIGLTGQYASVDEKLSGRENLYMIGRLLDLSRKESRSRADGLLERFSLTEAAKRPASTYSGGMRRRLDLAASMIGSPAVLYLDEPTTGLDPRTRNEVWAEVKRMVADGVTVLLTTQYMEEAEQLASELTVIDRGKVIANGGIDELKAKVGGRTLRVRPADPLELRPLANALDDLGLTGIATSTVDAESGTVLVPILSDEQLTAVVGAVTARGITIGSIATELPSLDEVFLSITGHKASAPQDARPSEKELEEAAV
- the panB gene encoding 3-methyl-2-oxobutanoate hydroxymethyltransferase, with protein sequence MTQLSAAQKSADAPQSPDSSKALYGGKGTRRITVRDITAAKERGEKWPMLTAYDAMTASVFDEAGIPVMLVGDSAGNCHLGYETTVPVTLDEMTMLSAAVVRGTSRALIVGDLPFGSYQEGPVQALRSATRLIKEAGVGAVKLEGGERSLAQTELLVQSGIPVMSHLGLTPQSVNTMGYRVQGRGDEAAHRLLHDAKAAQDAGAFAVVLELVPEELAAEVTRSLNIPTVGIGAGAGCDAQVLVWTDMLGLTGGKMPRFVKQYADLRAVMSGAAKAFADDVVGGAFPAPEHAVH
- a CDS encoding MFS transporter, yielding MSTPAVPASPRIPEAVHRRRWAILGVLMLSLLIVVLDNSILNVAIKTISTPEPTGLGATQGELEWAINAYTLVFAGLLFTAGLLGDRLGRKKVLLGGLVVFGLGSALAAESGSPVQLIAFRALMGLGAAFVMPATLAVLMNVFERDEQPKAIGIWAGGVGLAIAIGPITGGVLLDHFWWGSVFFVNVPIVLIALALMVWLVPDSRDPNPGRIDLVGVALSVVGLVLLVYGIIKGGQLADFTDPAVLATVAAGLAVLVAFVLYEKRSDHPSIDISYFKNRVFSAAISAIALVFFALMGVTFFSVFYTQSVRGYSPLQTGLLMLPLAAAQLIFAPRARLVVDRFGVRAVCTGGLLLVVATLVAFTSLEADTPIWILEIIFFLMGTGMAHIMTPTSVVIMQALPREKAGSASALSNTFRQVGGALGIAVLGSVLSAAYRSGVEDKLTLLPAGARHSAGESIEATLGVAAKLGPRGEPLVSAANDSFLHAMHVTALCGAGVALIGSVIVFLFLPGRTPKPDAAEEKSEPVGASGH